From a region of the Ananas comosus cultivar F153 unplaced genomic scaffold, ASM154086v1, whole genome shotgun sequence genome:
- the LOC109704609 gene encoding uncharacterized protein LOC109704609 produces the protein MRSPRRQRPWLWSWRRGWGLQEEGVEHDGLRGATTALRAEILALGMSIAERTSKDEPNAKLENTIQDKLQRIATLQNEIETIQKKGALDAEEKARKAYARASKLEKPIERLRNEFKLKNSLRNALEARDNEAEKKVRELTIKLESGCMVKFEL, from the exons ATGCGATCCCCACGGCGGCAGAGGCCGTGGCTATGGTCGTGGCGGAGAGGCTGGGGACTTCAGGAAGAAGGTGTGGAGCATGACGGGTTGAGGGGGGCTACTACCGCCCTCCGAGCAGAGATCTTGGCGCTAG GGATGAGTATTGCGGAGAGAACTAGCAAGGATGAACCCAATGCAAAATTGGAAAATACGATTCAGGACAAGTTGCAAAGAATCGCCACATTGCAGAATGAGATAGAGACAATCCAA AAAAAGGGCGCTTTGGACGCGGAAGAGAAAGCACGGAAGGCCTATGCTCGAGCTAGCAAGCTTGAGAAGCCG ATTGAGAGACTCAGAAATGAGTTTAAATTAAAGAATAGCTTGAGAAATGCTTTGGAGGCTCGAGATAATGAAGCAGAGAAAAAAGTGCGAGAGTTGACTATAAAGCTGGAAAGT GGTTGCATGGTTAAATTTGAGCTTTGA